The Falco rusticolus isolate bFalRus1 chromosome 5, bFalRus1.pri, whole genome shotgun sequence genome has a segment encoding these proteins:
- the MIX23 gene encoding coiled-coil domain-containing protein 58: MAAPSGAASCEDFAEFQELLRVMRTIDDRIVHELNTTIPTASFAGKVDAGQTCKELYQSLTDAHTSRERIIKNCIAQTSSVVKTLREEREKAQDDAALLKQLRKEQTKLKLMQSELNVEEVVNDRSWKVFNERCRIHYKPPKSQ, translated from the exons ATGGCGGCGCCCAGCGGAGCGGCGAGCTGCGAGGACTTCGCCGAGTTCCAG GAGTTGCTCAGGGTGATGAGGACAATCGATGACAGAATCGTCCACGAGTTAAACACTACGATTCCCACAGCGTCCTTTGCGGGGAAGGTGGATGCCGGCCAGACGTGTAAGGAGCTGTACCAGTCT CTGACAGATGCTCACACCAGCAGAGAGAGAATCATCAAAAACTGCATCGCTCAGACTTCCAGCGTAGTGAAAACTCTcagagaagagagggaaaaggccCAGGATGATGCAGCATTATTAAAGCAACTCAGGAAAGAACAGACAAAG TTGAAATTGATGCAGTCGGAGCTGAATGTTGAAGAAGTGGTAAACGACAGAAGCTGGAAG GTATTTAATGAGCGTTGCCGAATTCACTACAAGCCTCCGAAGAGTCAATGA